In the genome of Mucilaginibacter terrenus, one region contains:
- a CDS encoding lytic transglycosylase domain-containing protein, with amino-acid sequence MGKKHLVTCSVIVVLVIISTLNIFSTNPVLPAKTTPKFIEATTADLLFLKTEKAEDNFNFANEALPVNDKRVDYKLKKSIATHRFRNVQSNILHSKADKLFPVIEPILRAYGIPEDFKFVPLVESGLREGTSPKGARGIWQFMPGTARSYGLKVNRGKDERLNIRKSTIAACKYIKELYAEFNSWTLAAAAYNNGSIKLERAINRQKEDNYFRMSLNRETGSYVYKLIAMKEIINRPKKYGYNNYYSYLQKPLPMLTAVN; translated from the coding sequence ATGGGTAAAAAACATCTAGTTACGTGCTCCGTAATAGTGGTGCTGGTTATCATTTCCACACTTAACATTTTCAGTACAAATCCTGTACTTCCTGCAAAAACTACTCCAAAATTTATCGAGGCTACTACTGCCGATCTGCTGTTTCTAAAAACAGAAAAAGCTGAGGATAATTTCAATTTTGCGAATGAGGCATTGCCGGTTAACGACAAAAGAGTCGACTACAAATTAAAAAAATCAATAGCTACCCACCGGTTCCGGAATGTTCAGTCTAACATCTTGCATTCCAAGGCCGACAAGTTATTCCCTGTTATTGAGCCTATACTTAGAGCCTACGGTATTCCCGAAGATTTTAAGTTTGTTCCGTTGGTAGAGTCGGGCCTTCGCGAAGGCACATCACCAAAAGGCGCAAGGGGCATTTGGCAATTTATGCCAGGTACTGCACGCAGCTACGGCCTTAAGGTAAACCGTGGTAAGGATGAACGGCTTAACATCCGTAAGTCTACCATTGCGGCGTGTAAGTACATAAAAGAACTGTATGCCGAATTTAACAGCTGGACACTTGCCGCTGCGGCTTACAACAATGGTTCTATTAAGTTAGAGCGCGCCATAAACAGGCAAAAGGAAGATAATTACTTCCGGATGTCTCTTAACCGCGAAACAGGCTCGTACGTATACAAGCTTATAGCGATGAAGGAGATCATCAACAGGCCAAAGAAATACGGCTATAATAATTATTATAGCTATCTGCAAAAGCCACTGCCAATGTTAACGGCAGTAAACTAA
- a CDS encoding pseudouridine synthase, with the protein MVFKRPTGSRDDKPNRSTRRTDGGDNTSKRSSSAPGKPYGSRAAGDKKEFSPGRKPSNNRSFTGNNQPEGDRPNRSGNAPSFGDKPRRSPSAPSYGDKPKRNAGASSYGDNARRGTGAPSYGDKKPFNPSAKPFGNRTEGDSNEKGGRRGYGDAASGDRKPYGGKKPFVSGQTNTDRPKRSFSGDRPTGEGKPRTGTGYANSTGKKDFRSTTSGFKRRDENRSEADAPKRTMRSRKNPVQKESDLIRLNRYIANAGICSRRKADELIQAGVISVNGEVVNELGYKVDPIKDLVRYNGEALKREKMVYVLLNKPKDYITTTEDPQERRTVMHLVEKASRERIYPVGRLDRNTTGLLLMTNDGDLADKLSHPRNNIVKLYNVELNKSLTQGDLNKIEFGLELEDGFIKPDSISYVTGGTKREVGIQIHSGKNRIVRRIFESLGYEVVKLDRSVYANLTKKDLPRGRWRYLDEKELIQLKHLI; encoded by the coding sequence ATGGTATTTAAGAGACCAACAGGTAGTCGCGACGACAAGCCAAACAGATCAACCCGCCGTACAGACGGTGGCGACAACACATCAAAACGCAGTTCATCTGCACCCGGCAAACCTTATGGCAGCCGAGCCGCAGGCGACAAAAAAGAATTCTCTCCGGGCCGCAAGCCCTCAAATAACAGATCATTTACAGGTAACAACCAACCAGAAGGCGATAGGCCTAACAGGAGTGGTAACGCGCCATCTTTTGGTGATAAACCGCGCCGGAGCCCAAGTGCACCTTCTTACGGAGACAAGCCGAAGCGTAATGCAGGTGCATCATCATATGGCGATAACGCGCGCCGCGGAACAGGTGCACCATCATACGGTGATAAAAAGCCATTTAACCCGTCGGCTAAACCTTTTGGCAACCGTACCGAAGGAGATAGCAACGAAAAAGGCGGCAGAAGAGGTTATGGCGACGCAGCTTCTGGCGACAGGAAGCCGTATGGCGGTAAAAAGCCTTTTGTAAGCGGACAAACCAATACCGACAGGCCAAAGCGCAGCTTTAGCGGCGATCGCCCTACCGGCGAAGGTAAACCACGTACAGGAACAGGTTACGCCAACAGTACCGGTAAAAAAGACTTCAGGAGTACAACATCGGGATTTAAACGCCGCGATGAGAACCGTAGCGAGGCAGACGCGCCTAAACGCACCATGCGCAGCCGTAAGAACCCTGTACAGAAAGAAAGTGACCTGATAAGACTAAACCGCTACATTGCCAACGCTGGCATTTGCAGCCGCCGTAAAGCTGATGAGTTGATACAGGCAGGCGTAATATCTGTAAACGGCGAGGTAGTGAACGAACTTGGTTACAAGGTTGACCCTATAAAGGACCTGGTACGGTACAACGGCGAAGCGCTTAAACGCGAAAAAATGGTGTACGTACTGCTGAACAAACCAAAGGATTACATTACTACAACCGAAGACCCGCAGGAACGCCGTACGGTAATGCACCTGGTAGAGAAAGCAAGCAGGGAAAGAATATACCCTGTTGGCCGCCTTGACCGTAATACAACCGGTTTATTGCTGATGACCAACGATGGCGACCTGGCCGATAAGTTATCGCACCCGCGCAATAATATTGTTAAGCTTTATAATGTAGAGCTTAACAAGAGCCTTACACAAGGCGACCTGAACAAAATAGAGTTCGGGCTGGAGCTGGAGGATGGTTTTATTAAACCTGATAGTATCAGCTATGTTACCGGTGGTACAAAGCGCGAAGTAGGCATACAGATACACAGCGGCAAAAACCGCATTGTACGCCGCATATTCGAAAGCCTAGGTTACGAAGTAGTAAAGCTGGACAGATCGGTATATGCGAACCTTACCAAAAAGGATCTTCCGCGTGGCCGCTGGCGCTACCTCGATGAGAAGGAATTGATACAATTAAAACACTTGATATAA
- a CDS encoding SRPBCC family protein has product MKTYFLKFTQNLPITLDEAWDFFSSPHNLARITPPQMNFIVTSTYNGDAKMYPGMIITYKVSPLFGIQMNWMTEITHVQDKVYFVDEQRFGPYALWHHQHHFKEIPGGVEMTDLLHYAIPYGPIGRITNKILVGKQVKKVFEFRTKAVEEIFGKYTGK; this is encoded by the coding sequence ATGAAAACCTATTTCTTAAAGTTCACACAGAATTTGCCGATAACCCTGGATGAGGCCTGGGATTTTTTCTCCTCGCCGCATAATCTTGCCCGTATAACGCCTCCACAGATGAACTTTATAGTTACATCTACTTATAACGGCGACGCTAAAATGTACCCGGGCATGATCATCACCTATAAGGTATCACCATTGTTTGGTATACAGATGAACTGGATGACTGAGATTACCCACGTGCAGGACAAAGTATACTTCGTTGACGAACAGCGCTTTGGACCTTACGCTTTATGGCATCACCAGCATCACTTTAAAGAAATACCCGGCGGGGTGGAGATGACAGACCTGCTGCATTATGCTATACCTTACGGACCTATAGGCCGCATCACCAATAAGATACTGGTTGGTAAGCAGGTTAAGAAGGTGTTTGAGTTCCGGACGAAAGCTGTAGAAGAGATATTTGGCAAGTACACCGGCAAGTAG
- a CDS encoding sulfurtransferase gives MSPLIEITDPKIFDPSVIIVDVRAGANARERYFQGHLPNAIFATLDDDLAAHPDAPAVGGRHPLPSLQDFAETLTRWGLTPDTHVIVYDDKSAAMGGARLWWMLRSIGHTNVQVLDGGLKAATDAGVELSTADYQPTAAAVTYPIPEEYKHTVDLEEVKQAAQDEGRVVIDVREGARYQGLTEPLDLVAGHIPGAVNLFYSNSLSPEGKYLTSQALASLYKDTIGDIKPENVIVHCGSGVTACHTLLGMEHAGITGPKLYVGSWSEWSRRGLPIATQ, from the coding sequence ATGTCACCTTTAATAGAAATCACCGATCCGAAGATATTTGATCCTTCAGTAATAATTGTAGATGTACGCGCCGGCGCGAATGCGCGGGAACGCTATTTCCAAGGCCATTTACCGAATGCTATTTTCGCCACGCTTGATGATGATCTTGCGGCGCATCCTGATGCCCCGGCCGTTGGTGGACGGCACCCGTTGCCATCGCTGCAGGACTTTGCTGAGACGCTCACTCGCTGGGGTTTAACACCTGATACGCATGTAATAGTTTATGATGATAAAAGTGCCGCAATGGGCGGCGCACGCCTTTGGTGGATGCTGCGGTCCATAGGGCACACTAACGTACAGGTGCTGGATGGCGGCCTTAAAGCAGCTACTGACGCAGGTGTAGAACTTAGCACAGCCGATTACCAGCCTACAGCTGCTGCGGTCACTTACCCTATCCCGGAAGAGTACAAGCACACGGTGGATCTGGAGGAGGTTAAACAAGCAGCACAAGACGAGGGCAGAGTTGTAATAGATGTGCGTGAAGGTGCCCGTTACCAGGGCTTAACCGAGCCACTTGACCTTGTTGCAGGGCATATACCCGGTGCAGTCAATTTGTTTTATAGCAACAGCCTTTCGCCGGAGGGCAAGTATCTTACCTCGCAGGCATTAGCAAGTTTGTATAAAGACACCATTGGCGACATTAAGCCGGAGAATGTAATTGTGCACTGCGGGTCGGGTGTTACGGCCTGCCACACACTGTTGGGAATGGAACACGCGGGCATTACCGGCCCTAAACTGTATGTTGGATCCTGGAGTGAATGGAGCAGGCGCGGACTTCCAATTGCCACGCAATAG
- a CDS encoding ribonuclease H-like YkuK family protein codes for MTWRKFSGEVIQTPILEEVEHAIERETNLGNKLKVCIGTDSQVKGAVTDFATVIVFLREQRGAFMFIHQERTSQKMSIKERMLYEVQKSIDIAYKLCDLLDLYDVGLEVHADINTNPMFKSNQALHEAMGYILSMGFVFKAKPEAFASSCCANKMVQ; via the coding sequence ATGACCTGGAGAAAATTCAGCGGGGAGGTGATCCAAACACCCATCTTAGAAGAGGTTGAGCACGCTATAGAGCGGGAAACCAACCTGGGTAACAAACTTAAAGTATGTATCGGGACAGATTCGCAGGTAAAGGGCGCGGTAACAGACTTCGCTACGGTGATCGTGTTCCTGCGCGAGCAACGGGGTGCGTTCATGTTCATACACCAGGAGCGTACATCGCAGAAGATGAGCATCAAAGAGCGTATGCTGTACGAGGTGCAGAAATCTATTGATATAGCCTACAAACTATGCGACCTGCTGGACCTCTACGATGTTGGTCTGGAAGTTCATGCAGATATTAACACCAACCCAATGTTCAAGAGCAATCAGGCTTTGCACGAGGCAATGGGATACATCTTGAGTATGGGTTTCGTGTTCAAGGCAAAGCCAGAGGCGTTTGCGAGTTCTTGCTGTGCTAATAAAATGGTGCAGTAA
- a CDS encoding SUMF1/EgtB/PvdO family nonheme iron enzyme, whose translation MKALFTNTALVLLGLGTLLSSCSKRQQSQKTGLTYNDRTNGGYLRFKQAHPTPGPGLVPIEGGTFVLGGSADQDVTYDYNNVRRRVTVPSFYMDETEVSNQDWLDYLHWINITFPEDGELYYNALPDTLVWRKPLSYNEPYVDNYLRHPAFQDYPVVGVSWDQAQDYCVWRTDRTNENILREKGIMTTWKDATKGGGAGAGGGQTRNAQGAATAGTTAQANGKQPFNTDIYLNGQITGAGVDGKNRPVDLSKGGKARRPVRMEDGILKQGYRLPSEAEWEYAALSLAGNTEFENINDGKVYPWNGLGVRSPNRKTRGLILANFKRGAGDNAGVGGGLNDKADITAPVRSYEPNDFGLYNMAGNVNEWVADTYRQTSFEEVEDFNPFRGNEFTTKRLADPTKGLYAKDKYGRPIKDPARSNKKLKYSDMIAQQNAANNAAAAGTIPSTGATQPAGNNAPTTPNTIKYSGRAYNPDFRGENDSVNTVLYGTTTLVNDHSKIFKGGSWNDLAYWMNPAARRFMDEDESSAEVGFRCAMTMVGAPEIHPEGKPHLPVKKARKYSAKQ comes from the coding sequence ATGAAAGCACTTTTTACTAATACTGCTTTGGTGTTGTTGGGTTTAGGCACATTGCTGAGCAGCTGCAGTAAACGTCAGCAATCGCAAAAGACGGGCCTTACCTATAACGACCGTACAAACGGCGGTTATTTGCGTTTTAAACAAGCGCATCCAACCCCGGGACCTGGCCTGGTTCCTATTGAAGGCGGCACTTTTGTACTTGGCGGCAGTGCCGATCAGGATGTTACTTACGATTACAATAACGTACGGCGCAGGGTTACTGTACCATCTTTTTATATGGACGAAACCGAGGTAAGCAACCAGGATTGGCTGGATTACCTGCACTGGATAAATATTACCTTTCCTGAAGATGGCGAACTGTATTACAATGCTTTGCCTGATACGTTGGTATGGCGTAAACCGCTATCCTATAACGAGCCCTATGTAGATAACTACCTGCGTCACCCGGCTTTCCAAGATTATCCGGTTGTGGGTGTAAGCTGGGACCAGGCACAGGACTACTGCGTATGGCGTACCGACCGTACCAACGAGAATATACTGCGTGAAAAAGGCATCATGACCACCTGGAAAGATGCAACTAAAGGCGGTGGAGCAGGAGCTGGCGGCGGCCAGACACGTAACGCCCAAGGAGCGGCAACTGCAGGTACTACTGCGCAAGCTAACGGTAAGCAACCATTTAATACAGATATTTACCTGAACGGACAGATAACAGGTGCAGGAGTTGACGGCAAGAACAGGCCGGTTGACCTGAGCAAAGGCGGCAAGGCACGCAGGCCGGTACGTATGGAAGATGGTATACTAAAACAAGGGTACCGTTTGCCATCTGAAGCCGAGTGGGAATACGCTGCGCTGTCATTAGCCGGTAATACCGAATTTGAAAACATAAACGACGGCAAGGTTTACCCATGGAACGGCCTTGGCGTACGTTCTCCAAACCGCAAAACCCGTGGTTTGATACTGGCCAACTTTAAACGAGGCGCAGGCGACAACGCTGGTGTTGGCGGCGGACTAAACGACAAGGCGGATATTACCGCGCCTGTACGTTCTTACGAGCCTAACGATTTTGGCCTGTACAACATGGCCGGTAACGTAAACGAGTGGGTGGCCGACACCTATCGCCAAACATCGTTTGAAGAGGTGGAAGATTTTAACCCTTTCCGTGGTAACGAGTTCACCACCAAGCGCCTAGCCGACCCAACGAAGGGTTTGTATGCAAAAGATAAATATGGTCGCCCTATTAAAGACCCTGCAAGATCAAACAAAAAGCTGAAGTACAGCGATATGATAGCACAGCAGAACGCGGCTAACAATGCAGCGGCTGCCGGTACCATACCGTCAACAGGCGCAACGCAGCCTGCAGGTAACAATGCACCAACTACACCAAACACTATCAAATACAGCGGCAGGGCTTATAACCCGGATTTTCGTGGCGAGAACGACTCGGTTAACACTGTGCTTTATGGCACCACTACTTTGGTGAACGACCATTCGAAGATATTCAAAGGCGGATCATGGAATGACCTGGCCTACTGGATGAACCCGGCGGCACGCCGCTTTATGGACGAGGATGAATCAAGTGCCGAAGTTGGTTTCCGTTGTGCCATGACCATGGTAGGTGCCCCGGAGATACACCCTGAAGGCAAGCCTCACCTGCCTGTTAAAAAAGCCAGAAAATACAGCGCGAAACAATAA
- the porV gene encoding type IX secretion system outer membrane channel protein PorV has protein sequence MKCIYTNKFLLFILLALPGAAAAQTSTNGSNANAISTAVPFLNISPDSRSGAMGDAGVAISPDVNANYWNPAKLAFLESNNDISLSYSPWLRHLVPDVSLAYLSYAHKIDDRNTFGASLRYFNLGSIQLIDDNQNDQGTYKPNELALDGSFARKFGNNLSLGLTLRYIHSNFSSGSFASGGNTAQNGPGNAVSAGVSMFYSKNYGDSSTFAFGAHISNIGSKISYSDGGTKYFLPTNLKLGVANTWRLNGLSKFTLAFDINKLLVPTPPIRDADGKIISGHDDNVSVPAGIFQSFGDAPGGFSEELKEISFSPGAEYWYNEMVAIRAGYFYENPAKGGRHYATLGVGLKYDVFTFDFSYLAASQQNSPLANTLRFTLSASFGGTGNAGKSSAGSPQ, from the coding sequence ATGAAGTGTATTTATACGAACAAGTTCCTGTTGTTTATTTTACTTGCTCTACCGGGTGCGGCTGCAGCGCAAACTTCTACTAACGGAAGCAATGCCAATGCTATTTCAACTGCGGTGCCTTTTCTTAACATCAGTCCAGACTCCCGTTCGGGCGCTATGGGCGATGCAGGCGTGGCCATTTCTCCGGATGTAAATGCTAATTACTGGAACCCCGCCAAGCTTGCCTTTTTAGAAAGCAATAACGACATTTCGTTGTCTTACAGCCCATGGCTCAGGCACCTTGTGCCGGATGTTAGCCTGGCTTATTTAAGTTACGCCCATAAAATAGATGACCGCAATACCTTTGGCGCATCGTTGAGATATTTTAATTTAGGATCGATACAACTGATTGATGATAACCAGAACGACCAGGGTACCTACAAGCCAAACGAATTGGCTTTAGATGGTTCCTTTGCCCGTAAGTTCGGCAACAATCTTTCATTGGGACTAACGCTTCGCTATATACACTCTAACTTCTCCAGCGGATCATTTGCCTCGGGCGGTAACACTGCGCAAAACGGGCCCGGCAATGCGGTATCAGCCGGTGTATCCATGTTCTACAGTAAAAACTACGGTGATAGCTCTACTTTTGCTTTCGGTGCGCACATCTCTAACATTGGCTCCAAGATCTCTTACAGCGACGGCGGGACCAAGTATTTCCTGCCAACCAATTTAAAACTTGGTGTTGCCAATACCTGGCGACTAAACGGATTGAGCAAGTTTACGCTGGCTTTTGATATTAACAAGCTTTTGGTGCCAACGCCGCCTATCCGTGATGCAGATGGCAAAATCATTTCTGGCCATGATGATAATGTATCGGTTCCGGCGGGCATATTCCAATCCTTTGGAGATGCGCCCGGTGGCTTCAGCGAAGAACTAAAAGAAATATCTTTCTCTCCGGGTGCGGAGTATTGGTACAACGAAATGGTGGCCATACGTGCGGGTTACTTTTACGAAAACCCGGCCAAAGGCGGCAGGCATTATGCCACGCTTGGTGTTGGTTTAAAGTACGACGTATTCACTTTTGATTTTTCTTACCTGGCAGCAAGCCAGCAAAACAGTCCGCTGGCTAATACTCTTCGGTTCACTTTATCTGCAAGCTTTGGCGGCACCGGTAATGCCGGTAAAAGCAGCGCGGGTTCTCCTCAATAA
- the ispF gene encoding 2-C-methyl-D-erythritol 2,4-cyclodiphosphate synthase — MAKIKVGFGFDVHQLREQHPFVLGGVTLDHHAGAYGHSDADVLLHAICDALLGAANLRDIGFHFSNTDNRWKAISSLVLLQHVVELLAEKNWQIGNIDAMVCLEAPKINPHIPAMKVHIAKAAGISEEDISIKATTNEQLGFIGREEGVVAYAVCLIERP; from the coding sequence ATGGCTAAAATTAAAGTTGGTTTCGGGTTTGATGTTCACCAGTTAAGAGAACAACACCCTTTTGTTTTAGGTGGCGTAACGCTTGACCACCACGCGGGTGCCTACGGCCACTCAGATGCTGATGTACTGTTGCATGCCATATGCGACGCGCTCTTAGGCGCGGCCAACCTGCGCGATATAGGCTTTCATTTTTCAAACACTGATAACCGGTGGAAAGCCATCAGCAGCCTGGTTTTGCTGCAGCATGTGGTTGAACTGCTGGCCGAAAAGAACTGGCAAATAGGCAATATAGACGCGATGGTTTGCCTGGAAGCACCTAAGATCAATCCGCACATACCGGCTATGAAGGTTCACATTGCCAAAGCTGCCGGCATCAGCGAAGAAGACATTTCTATAAAGGCCACCACTAACGAGCAATTAGGCTTTATTGGCCGCGAAGAAGGTGTTGTAGCTTACGCCGTGTGCCTGATAGAACGACCGTAA
- a CDS encoding acetylxylan esterase: MRSLQGFKFFIFTISILLAGYCSAYAQDEEKSEGEVFVEVKPGNKDAIFKGNDQIDFKLKVKSTYATTQDGKLTYNVLTDDFKPLSTASLPVHLTKNSSETYSVTLPKRGPGFYRVHFMLNLTEYDDTVKRVFGIDPEKIKTTLYKPVDFDAFWKGTIDTLKSIKPEFNATEDKKRSTKDKIVYLCEMKSWEGVTIRGWLTVPKGGKNWPVLYRVPGYTIEMKPDYDKEDFAVFTINVRGNGNSRDVIAPDYKQYNLVNIESRDKYIYRGAYMDCLRGMDFLVANAEKLRLNADKIVVEGGSQGGALVVFTAAMDKRVKLCTFQVPLYADMHDSYAIGSSYPVDTWPTLVFHDYIKKHPGFTKEKLLKVWDYYDPQNFADKVKCKALMGIGLLDEFCPPRCSFGMYNKFPNSGKEYFVVADKAHEVNFTYFTFQYYWLKEDFRMP; this comes from the coding sequence ATGCGATCACTACAAGGCTTTAAATTTTTCATATTCACCATAAGCATTTTGCTGGCCGGTTATTGCAGCGCTTACGCACAGGACGAAGAAAAAAGCGAGGGGGAGGTTTTTGTCGAGGTAAAACCCGGCAACAAGGACGCTATTTTTAAGGGCAACGACCAAATAGATTTTAAGCTGAAGGTAAAGAGCACCTACGCCACAACGCAGGATGGTAAACTTACCTACAACGTGCTTACCGATGATTTTAAACCGCTGAGCACCGCATCGTTACCCGTGCACCTTACTAAAAACTCGTCGGAAACGTATAGCGTTACCCTGCCAAAACGCGGTCCTGGTTTTTACCGCGTACACTTTATGCTTAACCTTACCGAGTACGACGATACGGTTAAACGCGTGTTCGGTATTGATCCCGAAAAGATAAAAACAACCCTTTACAAACCGGTGGATTTTGATGCTTTCTGGAAAGGTACTATTGATACGCTTAAAAGCATTAAACCGGAGTTTAATGCAACTGAAGATAAAAAGCGATCAACCAAAGACAAGATAGTTTACCTGTGCGAGATGAAATCCTGGGAGGGTGTTACCATCCGCGGCTGGCTTACCGTACCTAAAGGCGGCAAAAATTGGCCGGTGCTTTACCGCGTGCCTGGCTACACCATTGAAATGAAGCCCGATTATGATAAGGAGGACTTTGCTGTATTTACCATTAACGTACGCGGCAACGGCAACAGCCGCGATGTGATAGCGCCAGACTATAAGCAGTATAACCTGGTAAACATTGAAAGCCGCGACAAATACATTTACCGCGGCGCTTACATGGATTGCCTGCGCGGGATGGACTTTTTAGTGGCCAATGCAGAAAAGCTGAGGCTTAATGCAGATAAGATTGTGGTTGAGGGTGGCAGCCAGGGTGGTGCCCTGGTGGTGTTTACCGCCGCTATGGATAAGCGTGTAAAGCTGTGCACTTTCCAGGTGCCGTTGTATGCCGATATGCACGACAGCTACGCAATTGGCAGCTCGTACCCGGTAGATACCTGGCCGACGCTGGTCTTTCATGATTATATAAAAAAACACCCGGGCTTTACTAAGGAAAAGTTGCTAAAGGTGTGGGATTATTACGATCCGCAAAACTTTGCCGACAAGGTAAAGTGCAAAGCTTTGATGGGTATTGGTTTGCTTGATGAATTTTGCCCGCCGCGTTGCAGTTTTGGCATGTACAACAAGTTCCCTAATAGCGGCAAAGAGTATTTTGTAGTGGCCGACAAAGCCCATGAAGTTAATTTTACCTACTTTACATTTCAATATTATTGGCTGAAGGAAGATTTCCGGATGCCGTAA